ACGAACGCTTCGAGCGGATGGTGCAGTGGGTGCTCGGCCGCGAGCCGACGACGCCGCGCGCTATCGCCGAAGCCCGCACGCGCGAGTACATGCGCCAGATGCCGGCCTGGAAAGACCACCCGCGGCTGCAGGCCTGATGCCCGCGACAGCGAATCCGGCCGCCGTGCTGCGCCGGCGTTGCGCGGACATGGCTACCGCGCTGCGCGTCGCGGCCGATCCGGCGCGCGCCGCCGGCATGCAGGCGTACATGAAATCGGCGATGCCCTTCGCGGGCGCGCCGGCACCGGCCATGCGCCGAACCAGCCACGCCTTGTTCAAGCAGTGGTGGCCGCTGGACGAAACCCAGTGGCGCAACACGATTCTGGCGCTCTGGCAGACCGCCGCGTTTCGCGAGCAGCGCTATGCGGCGATTGAACTGCTGTCCTGGGGGCGTGCGAAGGCACATCGCCAGGCCTCCGCGCTACCGCTGGTGGAGCAGCTCGTCGTCGAAGGCGCCTGGTGGGATTACATCGACGCCATGGCGCCGGTGGTCGGCGACATCCTGCGGGCGTCACCATCAACGGTCACGACGCTGCGCCGCTGGAGCCGTCACGAGAACGTCTGGCTGCGCCGTATCGCCATCCTGTGCCAGCTCGATTTCAAGCACGACACGAACGTACCGTTGCTGTTCGAACTGATGGCGCCGTCGCTGGATTCCCGCGAGTTCTTCCTGCGCAAGGCCATCGGATGGGCCCTGCGCCAGCTCGCACGCACGCAGCCGGACGTGGTGCTGCGCTACGTACGCGAGCACGAATCGCAGCTCAGCCCCCTGAGCCGGCGCGAAGCGCTCAAGCACCTGGCCGGACGCTAGCGGTCCATCGCCGCCTGCTCGCCGCGCAGGAACTCCCTCGCACTCACGGTGCGGCCATCGAGCAGACGGACCTGGTATTCGGTGCCGTCGGTTTCGCTGCGGCTGCCGATGCGGTCGATAAACGTCCCGATGTCCATGGCGGGCGCGCCGGCCGCCTTCCATTTGCGCCGCAGGTGGGCAGCCGCTTCGGCACCGCTGTGCTCTTTGCTGCTACGGATGAACACCAGGTCGCCACGTTGTTCAATCCGGCTGATCAGCTGCTCGATCCGCGCGCGGTCGTCGACCACCAGCGGCGGCGGTATCCGAGTCGATACGGCGACTTCAAATTGCGCGTAGTCGTCACCGACGAGCGCGTTCTGCAGCGCGACCAGACGTACTTCCCAATGCCGTCCGGCGTGATCGAACCGCATCAGGTCGCCAGGACGGATCGAACGCCGTCCGGCGATAGTGATGCCGTCGCGCATCATGACGCTGGCCATCACCTGGCCGCGGGTGATGTCGTCGATCGACAGCAGCAGTGCGCCCTGGGAGCCCGGCAATGCCGACGTCGTCCGCTGGCGCGCCGTCATCGCCGCCACCGTGTCGCCGGGCGCCAGCGGCGCCTGTACGGAAGGCGAGTGTCCGCGTTCACAGGCTGCCAAGGCCAAGGCGCCGGCCACCAGGATCCACTGCCATCGCATCATCACCCCGCCGCGCGGGACTTTCCGAATCGGTTCCATCCCTGCACCTGCACTGGTCAGAACAACGCTGCCTTCTGGTTGTAGTCGCGATCCGGCTTGCCGGACATGAACCGGTCGGGCGACAGATCGCCCCCGTAGGCGATATGAAACGTCGTCTCCGTATACCACTGCCCCGCATAGCTTGTATGGCGCGCGTTGGTGGCGACACGACCGGATTGCCCCGGACCCAGCCCCATGACGCGCGGCCGTGCGATGCGCCAGGGCTGGCCGGCGTGCTGCGTGCAGCCGATGCCTACCGACAGTTCATCGGCCGACTCCAGGCGCAGGCGAAGGGAACAGATCTCGAACGGCAGCTGCCCGAGTGGTTCTTCCACGCGGTGGTGCGCGCGAAATTGCTCCCATTCCGAGAGCGTGATGTGCTCGATCGAGCACCAGCCGGTGCCCTGCCGCAACGGGAACGCCCGCGGCAGGGCGGCGCGCCGGATCGACCCGGGTGCACCGCGGGTGGCTTTTGTCCACTGGATGGTGACGACCTGTACCGCGACGCGCGGCAATGCCTGTTCTTTCGCCATGATTGCCGATAGACGCACGGGGACAACGCCCATTGTCGCGCATTTTGCGCGGCAGGCGCCCCGCGCCGTGCACGCCCGCGCCGATCGCCCCGGCGTCAGTGGTATACATCGCGACATCGCGTGGCACAGCGCTTGCTGCCCTGAAATCGGCGCCCGCACGAAGGTACCGGACAGGAGCATCGCCATGAAGAAACCCGAACGCAGCGACCGCCGCGGCCGCAACCCCAACCAGGTGCGCAGCTCCGGCGTGGACGGCAAAGAGAAGGCCCGGCGCGACAAGGCGGGCAAGGAACAGCCCGTCAACACCGGCAAACCCGGCCAGGGCTACGCCCCCGACCTGTAAAGCGTGACCATCGGCACGGCGCGCCGCGCAGCGGATTTGCAACGCCAGGGACATTGCCTACGCTAGCGGCATGTCCCAGGGTCTTTCGTACGAAACCCGCCACCGCGCCGGCGATGCGCTGTCCACGCATCGCCACGCCACGGCCTATGCCGCGCTGACGCTCGCCGGCTGCTACCTGGAGCGCAGCGCCGACGGGCCGGTTGCGTGCGCGCCGGGCACGATGATCGTGCATCCGGCTTTCCACGCGCACGGTAACCGGTTCGGACACCTTGGCGCCCGGGTCATCAACATTCCGGTGTCCGCGACGGTCAACACCCTCACCGTGTGCCAGGCACACCACCTGGGCGAAGCCCTGGATGTCTTCCGCAACGCCCCTGCCTTGCTGGACGAGCTGCTGCGCGCCGCGCGGCCCCACCAGCGGCATGCGCTGGCGGACTGGCACGCGCCGTTCCTGGAAGCGTTGCGCGCCGGCGACGAGCCCGTGGGAACAATCGCGACGCGTCTTGGCGTATCAGCCGCCCACGCCAGCCGTTCGATCCAGGCTGCGTATGGAATGTCGCCGCAATTGCTACGGCGCGAGTACCGCTGGCGCAGTGCCCTGGCGATGCTGCCGACCACACGCAGCCTGGCGGATATTGCAGCCCTGGCGGGCTTTGCCGACCAGAGCCATCTCACGCGCGTCACCCGCAGCATTTCGGGAGCGTCGCCTGCCGCACTGCGGCGCGGGATCAAATGCGTTCAAGACCCCGCGACGGTCCCTCCGGTCGAATAGCCACAACGGTCCGCAGCGACCTCATCGACGGAAAGACGCCATGAAGCCGCATACTCTCTTCGCCTTGCCGGCGCTGTTCGGCCTGGCCCACCTGATGGCATCCCTGGTCAGCGCCACCCCTGCCGCAACGACGCCGTCCAGCACGCCGGCGGCCGTTTCGGCCATCGGCGAGTCGACCAATGCCATCCTGCAAGGCGACAGCGCACGTGCGGTGGCGGCGTTGCGCCAGGTTCCAGCCGGACAGTTCAGTCCGGGCGATGCGGACTATCGTCGCTGCATGGTGGCGCGCTATGAGCGTTCCTCGCCGGAACTGGCGTTCGAGACGCCCGTGGACGGCTTCGTGCGTGATCTCCTGGGCGAATACCAGGCCTACTGGTGGCGGGCGCTGGCGCAACCGGCCCGCGCGTCCGAGGAGGAATCGCAGTTGCTGGCGCGATTGCACGCTCTGCTTGGCGACACCGCCGCCGGCGCGGAATGGGACGCGGTCGAAACCCTGATCACCCGGCGCCTGGAAAGCCTGGGCTTTCACGCGCAGCTGGGACGCACACCACCACTGCGCGATCTGATGGTCTGGGGCCGGCACGAGGTCAAGATGTTCGCCGTCACGCTCCCGGACGAGAGCGTGCAAAACGTGCCCGTCGCCCTGCTCGACGATTTCGCCAGCCGTGGCTGGAGCTACTACGCGCGTTGCGGCCGCGGCTCGTCCGGCGGGTGGGCGACGGAAGACACCGTATTCGCCGTCCGGCCCTGGTATCCGGACCTGGAGTCAGACCCGTTCCGCGCGAGCCTGCTGGGCCATGAATCCCAGCATTTCGCCGACAAGCAGCGCTACGAGAACCTGGCGGATTGGGAACTGGAGTACCGCGCCAAGCTGACCGAGCTGTGGATGGCCCGTGACAGCGCCGCTGACCTGCTGGACAAGCTCACACGCAGCCAGGGTGACAACCCCGCCTCGCCCCACACCTACGCCAACCGCCGCGTGCTGCACGACCTTGCCGACACCTTGCGCCGGTCCGGCACCCCGGCAGAAGCCGACCACCTGGCCACCGTTGCACCGGAAAAACTGCGCAAGGCTGCGCAGTCCACGCTGCAGGCCGACACCGCTAGACGGACACCGCTGGCAAAGCGTTAAGCCAGCGTGACGGGCGGCTGTCGGCAAGGCGCAGAAACGTCGCTCAACGGTCGCCAAAAACTGGAATTGTCGACGATCTTCAACGTGCCGGCGCCAGCGCCGGCACCGTCACACCTTTTTACGCACCCTCTAAAATCTGACAGCGCTCCGCGCCGCCCGACTAGGGCATATGATGGATCTGCCCGTCGGCGGGTTTCTTTATTTTGGCGGAGAAACGCCATGACCTTTTCCGAACGCCGCAAAGTGGTGCGGCAACGTCCCAACGACATGGAACGTGGTCTCAACGCCACCCAGCTCGCGACACTGCGCGGACTGGAGCATTTCGGCTGGGAACTGAAATTCGTGCGTCGTCCGCTGTTCCAACCGCCGGTCGCCGTCGTGTTCGATCCGGATCGCAGCCACTATGCGGTGCTCGACCAGGACGGTTCGCTTGATGAGCATCCGACGCTCAAACTGAGACACTGAGCCTTCGCCGCCACCCGGCGGCAGCCCATCCACCGCGCCGGGCGATCGCGTTCGCGCGGCCTGGCGCGTGTTGTCCCGGGTTGGTCGACACGCAGGTGCCTGCCGCACTGCCGCAGCTGCACCATCATGCGCTGCCGCTACGCCATTGCAAGCATCCTTCGCTGACTCGCCTGTCACCGCCGTCAAATCTCAGGATCTGACACCACTGCTGCGTATCCTGTCGCTCTCGTCGGCAGCGCCTGCACGCCTGCGTTCAGACCGGAAATCCGCGTCTGACGGTGGCGGCCGGCCGCAGACGGGATACACAGGGCTTGTTTTGCAGAAGGAGATGCAATGTTGTCTATCCGTACACTGGCCGGCACCTGCGCCGCGGCGCTTTGCGGCCTTGCCAACGCAGCCACCTATGTCGATGTGCCCGTCACGGGCGCCAGGGATCACGCGTTCGGCCCCAACGGCATGCTCTACATCACGGCGGGCGCAAAGCTGCACCGCTACGACACTGCCACCTGCCAGCTGCTGCCGCCCATTGCACTGGGTCAACAGCTCGTGGGCGTCGATGTCTCCATCGACGGTCGTTTTGTGGCGGTCGCCGATCGCGCCGTGGAGAACGGCAAGGTTCATGTCTACGTCTACGACGGGTTTGGCTCGCGCCTGCCGCGCAAAGTGGAATATCCGGCAGATTTCGGCGAGAACGGCAGTTTCATGGTCGCGTGGATGGCCGACTCAAGCCTCCTGATCAGCGGCAGCTACAGCGGTTCGGGCTGGGTGCCGCTGCGCCGCTACGAACCTACGCCCGGAACGGTCACGACCATCGGCCGCGTGCAACAGAATTCCATGCTCGCCGCCAGCCGCGACGGCATGACGGCCGCCATCGCCGAGTCGAACATCAGCAGCGGCCCGGTGCACGCCTGGGACCTGGACACCACGGCCATCGGTGCGTCGGCGCGCATGAACTGGTTCGCCTTCGAAGCAGCCATCGACGCCAACGGCAGCCGGATCGTCTCGCCCAGCTACAACGGTGCGTATGTGTACGAACGCGTCGGCAACCAGCTGGTGGAAACCGGCCGCATCGGACAGTACGCCGAGTGGGGACCGTTGTCGGCTGTCTTTTCGCCCGACGCCAAGCGACTGGTCACAGCCGACTACGGCTGGAGTTATGGTGTCGGCGCCGCACAGCGCGGCGTGAAAATCTACGACGCCGATTCCCTGACCCTGCTGAGCACGATCGACCCCTACCCCTTCCCGTGGAATGGAAACCACGCGCTGGGCCAGGGCCGGCTCACGCTGTCGCGCGACGGTCACTGGCTGGCCGCCACTATCAATGGCGCGGTACGCCTCTACGACGTGCATGAGGAGCTGGGCACTGACCGCAAGCCAGTGTCCGCTTGTGCGACGAAGACGCCGTCAGCGGATTCCCTGCGGTTCGAACGCGGGCTGGTGGAGGAAATCGACCGTCTGCTTCCGCGCAAGGTCGATGCAATGGGTCAGTTCGTCGAGTAGTTGTCTCGTGTCTGACGCCCGCCAGGGACCTGGCCGGCGGATGTTCGCTGCGCGCCGGCAGGGACCGCTGGCGCGCAGCACCCGGCCGCGGTTCATCGTGCGCCGGGTTCCACCTGAAGATCCACGACGAGCGCCGCATGATCGGAGTAGAACCTTCCCGGGCCGTGCCGGGCCAACCGCTGGTCGATCACCTGCGCACCCCGCACGGCCAGCCCCTTGCCGCGCAGCCACACGAAGTCGATGCGCTGCGGCACTTTGCGGTCATAGTGCGGGCTCCAGGTCGAGCCCGGGAAGCGGCACACATCCGGATGGGCCACGCGATACGCGTCCACGAAGCCCGCGTTCGTCATCTGCGCCGTGGTACGCAAGGTGTAGTACTGGCCTCCATGGCCGGCGCAGCGTGCCCAGCGCGACGTCCAGTCGCGCGCAGGCAGCGTATTGAAATCACCGGCGACGATGGTCGGCGCGCGACCGCTGACCTGGCGGCGCAAGGTGGACAACACACCGCGGACATCGGCCAAGCCGCTTTTTTCCGAATGGACAATCTTCCAGCGCGAATGGACCGCTGCCTTGCCCGCATCGCGTGCACGGACGTTTTCCTCCATCATGTCGCCGCCCCAGGGTTCGTCGTAGGACAGCCACACGTCGTACAGGTTGACTTCCCGACCGGCCGGCATGCGTACGCGAATGCCGCCCAGGTTGAACGCCGTGATGTCCGGATGCTCGGGCTTGGGGTACGTCTCCACGACCGGATACCGGGTGAAAATCCACAAATTGTCTTTATAGATCCCGCTGCCCGGCGAGATCTGCACCGCCTCGTAGCGGCCCTTTCCCAGTGCGGAATTGAGCCGCTCCACGATCGCCGGCGCTGCGCCGTAGGTCTCGACCACGAAGAAGATGTCCGGCGACAGCTCGACCACCTGGTCGAGCAATTGCGGCAGATTGCCTTCGCCGGCGCCACTGCCCCCGAGAAAGATGTTCCAGTACAACACGCGCACCGCATCGCCGGACGCTGGCGGAGCGGCCAGTGACGGCACTGGAACAGCAAAGGCAACCGCCAGAAGCAGCGCCCGGCCGAGAACCTGCATGATTTCAGCGATGCGACGGGTCATTGCCAATTCCCTGGGTGATTGCGGCGATCGTAGTGCCGGGATCCGCGCACGGGAATACACCGCATCCCGACGCCGGCGTGTGTACGGTGGGTGCGTCACTCCGGACCCAGCCGGCGCGACCGGGCTCACCCGGTTTGCATCGCCGCTTCGGCAAGTACCTGATGCAAAAGCCGTCTTTGCGCGCCGGCACGGGCGTGATTCTGGCACGCTGGTTTCATAGGGCTTTGCGCAATCCGCGCTTTCCCGCATTCTTTGCCTACCGCCACGTTCACTTTTGGAAGGTGTCATGGTGCCGTTTTACAAGACTTTGCTCGGACCCATCCTGCTCACCCAGGCCCGCTACGTGCGCAAGAGCACCCCGCGGCTGCCCGAGGCCGAAGGCGAACGCGACGGCAGCGTCGGAGCGGGCCCGGATACCTTGCGCCTGCTGGTCGTGGGCGACTCGTCCGCCGCCGGCGTCGGTGTCAGCCGCCAGGACGAAGCCCTGGCCGTTCCGCTGGCGCGCCGCATTGCCGAGCTCACCGGACGACGCGTCCAATGGCAGCTCGTGGCCCGTTCCGGCGTGGTCACGCACGAAGCCCTCGATCTCGTCCGCGAGGCCGCGCTACGCCCGGCCGATATCCTGGTGACCTCACTGGGCACGAACGACGTCACCGCACAGCACAGCCCCTCGCGTTACGTCACGGCGTATGCGGCGCTCGTGGACGAGCTCCGGCGCCGCACCGGCTTCCGGTGGTTCATCGCCAACGGGCTTCCGCCCATGCACATGATGCCCGCGGCGCCACAGCCGCTGCGCTGGTACCTGGGCCGCTGCGCCTGCCGCCTGGATACGGCATTGCGGCGGTGGCTCGAACACCTGCCGGAGGCCGACTACTGCTCGCTGCAATGGGCCCAGGCCCAGGACATGGCATCCGATCGCTTCCACCCTGGCCCGCGCCAGTACGCGCAATGGTCGGCAGAACTGGCGCGCAAGATCGCCGCCAAGGTGGACGCTACCGAAAACGCGGCCGCATGAGCGTCCGGTCAGCCGGGGAATTCCGCCCGCAGCAATCCGTAAAGGGCGGAATCAGACACCTCGTCGCCGACGCGCCATCGCTGGCGTAGCAAGCCCTCGCGACGGAAGCCCAGATGTTCGACCAGCCGGCACGAATCGAGATTGCGCGGATCGATGTCCGCTTCGATACGTTCCAGGCGCAGAACATCGAACGCGTGACGCAGGATGCAGCGCAGGCCCTCGCGCGCCAGTCCCTTTTTCCAGTGATCCGGATGAACGATATAGCCCAGTTCGCAACGGCGCTGTTCCCGATTGATCAGGAAGAGCGTAAACAGCCCCACGACATGGCCCTCCAGCGTGGCCGCCCACGGCAGGTGATCCATCAGCCCGCCTGTGCGGCGCCATTCGAACCATTCCACCGCCTGGCGCCGGTCAGTCCATGGCGGAAAGCTCCAGTAGCGCATGCCACGCGGATCGGAATAGATCGCATACACGGCATCGATGTCACTGCGCCGGATCGCACGCAGTTGCAGTCGCTCCGTCGCCAGTTCCGGCACTTCGGCAATGATGTCTTCCATCGTTCCCCCGCTGCAGATCGACGCATTCTGCCATCGCCCGCCAACACCCGTCGCACGGAGAAAGTTGCTGCATGACCACCATCCTCATTCCGGGTATCAAAGGCAGCGAGCTGACCGACAGCTATCCGCTTGACTGGCCGACGCGCTGGAGCCTGGAAGACATGGTTTTCGGCGACGCCTTCGAGAATCCGCTGGATTTCGCGTTGATCGACGGCCGTTTCGAGGCCAATGACGGGCATCGCATGCTTCCGTCACGCCCCATCCGCTATGTCTACGGCGAGATCGTCGGCAAGCTACGGGCATGGATGCCTTCGGTGCCGCTGCACGTGTTCACCTACGACTGGCGCCGCCCGATCGAACACGCGGCAACCCGGCTGGCCGAGCTCGTGAGCGAACTGCAGGGGCGCCAGCGCGCGCTGGGGCGCAAGGACACCATCCACTTCGTCACGCATAGCATGGGCGGCCTGGTGCTGCGCGCGATGCTGGGGTTGCGCGGCACCTCGGCGTTCGAAGGGATCGGGCGCGTCGTCTTCATCGCGCCGCCGTTCAAGGGCTCGCATGCGGCGCCGCAGATGCTGGTCGCCGGCGAACGCGACGGCTGGTTCGGTACGGACGAGGACTACCGCAAGATTGCCCGCAGCTTTCCATCGGTCTACCAGCTGACACCGCATTTCGCCGGCAGCTCCGTCGACGAGGCGGGAAGCCCCGTCGATCTGTTCGATGCCGGCCTCTGGCAGGCCAATGTCCGCGACGGCACCGGTGGGTTCCAGGCGCGTTTCGTCACCGATGCCGAGGCCTTTTCCCGCGGCCCCGACGCGCGCTACGGCGGCAATAGCAAGGCGCCGCTGGTGAGCGATGCGGCCCTTGCCAGCCATGCCGAACACATCCTGGTTCTGCAGGGCGCGGGTATTGAGACACCCTGGCAGCTGCAGGTACAGACCCGAAATGAGCAGAACCCGAACTGGTTCGATTTCGCCGGCATGCACCGCGACCGTTTCGGCGACGGCCGGGTCAACCTGCGCAGCTCGGCGATTCCTGGCATCACCCTCGCGGCCTACACCGGGGTACCGGACCACGGGCGAACCTGCCGGGACACGCGCATCATCAATACCGTCTGCCTGTGGCTGGAGGGCAAGCACGCCCTGAAGATGAGCCCCCGTACCCCCGAGCACCCGCAAGATCGCCGGGGTCGCAGCTACTTCGGGACCTGGGACGGTGATCCGGCGAGCTTTCCGCAACACATCGTGTAGCAGACCTAGCCGGCCTGGCGCATACGCTGTTCCACCAGCGCGCGGATGGGCGCAGGGGCCTTGCGTACGCAGCCGGCATCGTAGGGCGGCTGCGGGTCGTACTCGATGCCCAGTTGAATCGCCATGGCGGCTGCATCGCCGGAAATCCGTCCAGCCAGGGCCAGTGCCATGTCAAAGCCCGCACTCACGCCGGCGGCGGTGACGATCTTTCCGGCGAACACCACCCGTTGCGGCAGTACGTCGGCGCCGTAGCCGGCGAGCTGGTCGACGTCAGACCAGTGCGTCGTCGCGGGGCAACCGCGGAGCAGTCCGGCTGCCCCCAGGATCAGCGCACCGGTGCACACCGATGCCGTCCACTGGCTTGTGTTGTGCGCCGCTCTCACCCAGTCCAGCAGGCGCGGATCGCGCACCGGCGTCGCCGCCGTCGGGCCACCGGGAACGACAAGAATCTCGGGAGCCGGTGCGGCGTCCAGCGGCTCCGTGACGACCTGCAGAAATCCCGTATCGCTGGTCAGTATGCCGCCGTCGGCAGAGACGAACTGCAGCGTGGCGCCCGGCAGGCGCGAGAGGATTTCGTAGGGACCGATCGCATCGGTCGCCGTGAATCGGGGAAAGAGCGCGATGGCGATTTTCATGGCAGGGCCTCGGTGGGAGAAGTCGTGCGACGGAACTGGGCGCGGTAGTGCGATGGCGAAACGCCGAACTGCGCGCGAAAGCGGCGCGTGAACGCCTCGGTGGTGGCGTAGCCGCATTGGCGCGCGATTGCGCGCACGGGCCGGTCGGTATCGACCAGGCTTTGCTGCGCCTGGGCCAGGCGCGCGCCCAGCAGCAACTGCCGCGGCGACTGGCCGAACTCACGCTGCGTCAGCCGGCGCAGCTGCCGCTCGCCGACGTGGACGCGCTCGGCGAGGGATTTCACCACCATGCGTTTGCGCGCTGGCGCCAGCAGCACCGAGCGCACGCGCTC
This genomic stretch from Tahibacter amnicola harbors:
- a CDS encoding zinc ribbon domain-containing protein gives rise to the protein MSHSHTCQSCGMPIESGAYCHYCVDESGQLQAFDERFERMVQWVLGREPTTPRAIAEARTREYMRQMPAWKDHPRLQA
- a CDS encoding DNA alkylation repair protein, which codes for MPATANPAAVLRRRCADMATALRVAADPARAAGMQAYMKSAMPFAGAPAPAMRRTSHALFKQWWPLDETQWRNTILALWQTAAFREQRYAAIELLSWGRAKAHRQASALPLVEQLVVEGAWWDYIDAMAPVVGDILRASPSTVTTLRRWSRHENVWLRRIAILCQLDFKHDTNVPLLFELMAPSLDSREFFLRKAIGWALRQLARTQPDVVLRYVREHESQLSPLSRREALKHLAGR
- a CDS encoding DUF5329 domain-containing protein, with product MEPIRKVPRGGVMMRWQWILVAGALALAACERGHSPSVQAPLAPGDTVAAMTARQRTTSALPGSQGALLLSIDDITRGQVMASVMMRDGITIAGRRSIRPGDLMRFDHAGRHWEVRLVALQNALVGDDYAQFEVAVSTRIPPPLVVDDRARIEQLISRIEQRGDLVFIRSSKEHSGAEAAAHLRRKWKAAGAPAMDIGTFIDRIGSRSETDGTEYQVRLLDGRTVSAREFLRGEQAAMDR
- a CDS encoding AraC family transcriptional regulator, with product MSQGLSYETRHRAGDALSTHRHATAYAALTLAGCYLERSADGPVACAPGTMIVHPAFHAHGNRFGHLGARVINIPVSATVNTLTVCQAHHLGEALDVFRNAPALLDELLRAARPHQRHALADWHAPFLEALRAGDEPVGTIATRLGVSAAHASRSIQAAYGMSPQLLRREYRWRSALAMLPTTRSLADIAALAGFADQSHLTRVTRSISGASPAALRRGIKCVQDPATVPPVE
- a CDS encoding WD40 repeat domain-containing protein, which produces MLSIRTLAGTCAAALCGLANAATYVDVPVTGARDHAFGPNGMLYITAGAKLHRYDTATCQLLPPIALGQQLVGVDVSIDGRFVAVADRAVENGKVHVYVYDGFGSRLPRKVEYPADFGENGSFMVAWMADSSLLISGSYSGSGWVPLRRYEPTPGTVTTIGRVQQNSMLAASRDGMTAAIAESNISSGPVHAWDLDTTAIGASARMNWFAFEAAIDANGSRIVSPSYNGAYVYERVGNQLVETGRIGQYAEWGPLSAVFSPDAKRLVTADYGWSYGVGAAQRGVKIYDADSLTLLSTIDPYPFPWNGNHALGQGRLTLSRDGHWLAATINGAVRLYDVHEELGTDRKPVSACATKTPSADSLRFERGLVEEIDRLLPRKVDAMGQFVE
- a CDS encoding endonuclease/exonuclease/phosphatase family protein; its protein translation is MTRRIAEIMQVLGRALLLAVAFAVPVPSLAAPPASGDAVRVLYWNIFLGGSGAGEGNLPQLLDQVVELSPDIFFVVETYGAAPAIVERLNSALGKGRYEAVQISPGSGIYKDNLWIFTRYPVVETYPKPEHPDITAFNLGGIRVRMPAGREVNLYDVWLSYDEPWGGDMMEENVRARDAGKAAVHSRWKIVHSEKSGLADVRGVLSTLRRQVSGRAPTIVAGDFNTLPARDWTSRWARCAGHGGQYYTLRTTAQMTNAGFVDAYRVAHPDVCRFPGSTWSPHYDRKVPQRIDFVWLRGKGLAVRGAQVIDQRLARHGPGRFYSDHAALVVDLQVEPGAR
- a CDS encoding SGNH/GDSL hydrolase family protein translates to MVPFYKTLLGPILLTQARYVRKSTPRLPEAEGERDGSVGAGPDTLRLLVVGDSSAAGVGVSRQDEALAVPLARRIAELTGRRVQWQLVARSGVVTHEALDLVREAALRPADILVTSLGTNDVTAQHSPSRYVTAYAALVDELRRRTGFRWFIANGLPPMHMMPAAPQPLRWYLGRCACRLDTALRRWLEHLPEADYCSLQWAQAQDMASDRFHPGPRQYAQWSAELARKIAAKVDATENAAA
- a CDS encoding GNAT family N-acetyltransferase; protein product: MEDIIAEVPELATERLQLRAIRRSDIDAVYAIYSDPRGMRYWSFPPWTDRRQAVEWFEWRRTGGLMDHLPWAATLEGHVVGLFTLFLINREQRRCELGYIVHPDHWKKGLAREGLRCILRHAFDVLRLERIEADIDPRNLDSCRLVEHLGFRREGLLRQRWRVGDEVSDSALYGLLRAEFPG
- a CDS encoding esterase/lipase family protein; this translates as MTTILIPGIKGSELTDSYPLDWPTRWSLEDMVFGDAFENPLDFALIDGRFEANDGHRMLPSRPIRYVYGEIVGKLRAWMPSVPLHVFTYDWRRPIEHAATRLAELVSELQGRQRALGRKDTIHFVTHSMGGLVLRAMLGLRGTSAFEGIGRVVFIAPPFKGSHAAPQMLVAGERDGWFGTDEDYRKIARSFPSVYQLTPHFAGSSVDEAGSPVDLFDAGLWQANVRDGTGGFQARFVTDAEAFSRGPDARYGGNSKAPLVSDAALASHAEHILVLQGAGIETPWQLQVQTRNEQNPNWFDFAGMHRDRFGDGRVNLRSSAIPGITLAAYTGVPDHGRTCRDTRIINTVCLWLEGKHALKMSPRTPEHPQDRRGRSYFGTWDGDPASFPQHIV
- a CDS encoding DJ-1/PfpI family protein, whose product is MKIAIALFPRFTATDAIGPYEILSRLPGATLQFVSADGGILTSDTGFLQVVTEPLDAAPAPEILVVPGGPTAATPVRDPRLLDWVRAAHNTSQWTASVCTGALILGAAGLLRGCPATTHWSDVDQLAGYGADVLPQRVVFAGKIVTAAGVSAGFDMALALAGRISGDAAAMAIQLGIEYDPQPPYDAGCVRKAPAPIRALVEQRMRQAG